From a region of the Aeoliella mucimassa genome:
- a CDS encoding 3-ketoacyl-ACP reductase, with product MTTQAKRVALVTGGSRGIGLGVAQSLARAGFNVVINGRRPENDVAESLASLQLLGADTLYCQADISQLDDHAKMLDTIRERFGRLDVLVNNAGVAPDVRADLLDASPESFDRLIRINLRGPYFLTQAAAKWMIEQRQADSSFQAAIVNVSSISATVASVNRGDYCISKAGVGMATQLWAARLGEYGIPVYEVRPGVIRTDMTAGVSDKYNKMIAEGLTVEPRWGEPDDIGRAVVVLASGTLTYATGAVLPIDGGLTLRRL from the coding sequence ATGACCACTCAGGCGAAACGCGTCGCCCTCGTTACCGGCGGCAGTCGAGGTATCGGGCTAGGGGTAGCACAATCGCTGGCCCGCGCCGGCTTTAACGTGGTGATCAACGGCCGTCGTCCCGAGAACGACGTGGCCGAGTCGCTGGCGAGCTTGCAGTTGCTGGGAGCCGACACGCTGTATTGCCAGGCCGACATCAGCCAGCTCGACGATCATGCAAAAATGCTCGATACGATTCGCGAGCGATTCGGCCGGCTCGATGTGCTCGTGAACAACGCCGGCGTCGCACCCGACGTGCGGGCCGATCTGCTTGATGCATCGCCGGAGAGCTTCGACCGCTTGATCCGCATCAATCTTCGCGGACCTTACTTCCTCACCCAGGCGGCAGCCAAATGGATGATCGAACAGCGGCAGGCCGACTCGAGTTTTCAGGCGGCCATCGTCAATGTTTCGAGCATCAGTGCGACTGTGGCTTCGGTGAATCGGGGTGACTACTGCATCTCGAAAGCTGGGGTCGGCATGGCCACACAGCTGTGGGCCGCCCGGCTCGGCGAGTACGGAATCCCTGTGTACGAAGTCCGTCCCGGGGTGATTCGCACCGACATGACAGCCGGTGTGAGCGACAAGTACAATAAGATGATCGCCGAAGGGCTGACCGTAGAGCCACGCTGGGGCGAACCCGACGATATCGGCCGCGCGGTAGTGGTGTTGGCTTCCGGCACTCTCACTTATGCGACGGGAGCGGTGCTGCCGATCGATGGCGGCTTGACCCTGCGGCGACTCTGA
- a CDS encoding RecQ family ATP-dependent DNA helicase — MDSTTLNIPDQAAEVLKSTFGFTSLRAGQGEVIRCLLAGRSSLAVFPTGSGKSLCYQLPALVLDGLTVVVSPLIALMKGQIDFLQSKGIAAARLDSSLTRDENLQVFDDLHAGRTQLLYVSPERFGNERFLKLLEQVNVALLAVDEAHCISQWGHNFRPDYLRIASLASKLSIPRVLALTATATPEVSVDIAEAFSIDEGDVVQTGFYRPNLHLHATPCKDDHERRQRLVERIKSRPVEPAIVYVTLQRTAEQVAETLMAAGIKAKAYHAGLGTERRAAIQDEFMAAGDQVIVATIAFGMGIDKANIRAVYHYNLPKGLESYMQEIGRAGRDGLSAHCELFGCADDVITLENFSYGDTPTRTAVANLVDEVLGPADAPHTDYVEVSHYELSHHHDVRDLVVRTLLTYLELENVLRPTGALFTQYRFKPLRSSAEILARFDDARASFIANVFKQSKRGRTWLTIDVAQASKTLGEPRDRIIAALDYLDQRGDLTLESTGIRHGYHIAKQVADRQGLVDLLVERFSSREQDDLERIQHVVTLAEADECLTQTLLAYFGEHRSSCGHCDRCLGGKGRPLVAAPPELVASDRKVIEQIVAERHEALATARQTTRFLCGVTSPAASRAKLRGHPSFGKLTHLPFGDVLAVCEELGLAD; from the coding sequence TTGGATTCCACCACACTCAATATTCCCGATCAAGCGGCCGAGGTGCTGAAGAGCACGTTTGGCTTCACCTCGCTGCGGGCGGGGCAGGGGGAGGTGATCCGCTGCCTGCTGGCAGGGCGATCGTCGCTCGCGGTGTTCCCCACTGGCAGTGGCAAAAGTCTGTGCTATCAACTACCCGCTTTGGTGCTCGACGGTTTAACGGTGGTGGTTTCGCCGCTGATTGCACTGATGAAGGGACAAATCGACTTCCTGCAATCGAAAGGCATCGCCGCGGCCCGGCTCGACTCGTCGCTCACTCGCGACGAAAATCTGCAAGTGTTCGACGATCTGCATGCCGGACGTACACAGCTACTGTACGTTTCGCCCGAGCGATTTGGCAACGAACGTTTTCTGAAATTGCTCGAACAAGTCAATGTCGCCTTGCTAGCGGTCGACGAGGCGCACTGCATCAGTCAGTGGGGGCACAATTTTCGGCCCGACTATTTGCGAATTGCGTCGCTGGCGAGCAAGCTGTCGATCCCCCGCGTCTTGGCGCTCACCGCCACGGCTACGCCGGAAGTGTCGGTCGACATCGCCGAGGCGTTTTCGATCGACGAGGGCGACGTGGTGCAAACCGGATTTTATCGACCGAATCTGCACTTGCACGCGACACCTTGCAAGGACGACCACGAACGCCGACAGCGATTGGTCGAACGAATCAAAAGCCGCCCCGTGGAACCGGCGATTGTGTATGTCACTCTGCAGCGAACCGCCGAGCAGGTGGCCGAAACACTCATGGCCGCTGGCATCAAAGCCAAGGCGTATCACGCTGGGCTTGGCACCGAACGCCGTGCGGCGATCCAGGACGAATTCATGGCCGCCGGCGATCAGGTGATCGTCGCGACCATCGCGTTCGGCATGGGTATCGACAAAGCAAACATTCGAGCGGTCTATCACTACAACCTGCCGAAGGGGCTCGAGAGCTACATGCAGGAGATCGGTCGGGCGGGGCGCGATGGGCTTTCGGCACATTGCGAGCTATTTGGCTGCGCTGACGACGTGATCACGCTCGAGAACTTCAGCTATGGTGACACCCCCACCCGCACCGCAGTGGCCAACCTGGTGGACGAAGTGCTGGGGCCGGCCGATGCACCGCACACCGATTACGTAGAGGTGTCGCACTACGAGCTATCGCATCATCACGACGTTCGCGATCTGGTGGTGCGGACCTTGCTCACTTACTTGGAACTGGAAAACGTATTGCGGCCGACCGGTGCCTTGTTTACCCAGTATCGGTTCAAGCCTTTGCGGTCGTCGGCAGAGATTCTCGCTCGTTTCGACGACGCCCGGGCGAGCTTTATCGCCAACGTGTTCAAGCAGTCGAAGCGGGGCAGGACTTGGCTGACCATCGACGTCGCCCAGGCGAGCAAAACTCTGGGAGAACCTCGTGACCGCATTATTGCCGCGCTTGACTATCTCGATCAGCGTGGCGACCTCACGCTCGAGTCCACCGGCATTCGGCATGGCTACCACATCGCCAAGCAGGTGGCCGATCGCCAGGGCTTGGTCGACCTGCTGGTCGAACGTTTCAGCTCGCGTGAGCAAGACGATTTAGAACGCATCCAACACGTGGTTACTTTGGCCGAGGCCGACGAGTGCCTGACGCAAACGTTGCTTGCCTATTTCGGCGAGCATCGCTCGTCGTGTGGGCATTGCGATCGTTGCCTGGGGGGCAAAGGTCGCCCGCTGGTAGCCGCCCCGCCGGAGCTTGTTGCCAGCGATCGCAAGGTGATCGAGCAGATCGTCGCCGAGCGACACGAAGCGCTCGCGACCGCCAGGCAGACCACCCGGTTTCTGTGCGGAGTGACCTCGCCAGCAGCTTCGCGGGCGAAACTCCGCGGTCATCCCAGCTTTGGCAAGCTCACGCACTTGCCATTCGGCGACGTATTGGCCGTGTGCGAAGAGTTAGGGCTTGCCGATTGA
- a CDS encoding BNR-4 repeat-containing protein — translation MKPTACYSLACWSIVALLAVVSPVGAEELAPAATPFVLTNTPASPNGGWCWYQDERAIVDTAAADDPLLLVSSVSAGEAAERGDIDLHWRNLRTGEQGTFELDDQLEQDDHNVAALYLRPDGRYLALWARHNSDRKTYWRVSENPHDPTAWGPINTINNGAGTTYNNVYYLPGDRNGEGRLYNFTRARNFDPNVQVSYDQGTTWQYAGKLMTEGGGGDRPYVRYAGDGKRIHLMTTERHPRNFANSIFHGYVADGTLFDSHGDMIDSSILDDQGEAPAKVTCVFRNGSTYDGLVMNRAWTTSLELDAEGLPVGVFTARVNDSNEDHRFFYAKFDGTQWQVHHMAEAGGYLYLREDDYTGLAAIDPDDTSVVYLSTDVDPRSGDETEHYEIYRGKTSDIGATWQWSAITENSAVDNLRPIVPAYHRDQTVLLWLQGDFSTYTEYATEVVGLVLDE, via the coding sequence ATGAAGCCTACCGCCTGTTACTCGCTTGCCTGCTGGAGCATTGTTGCTTTGCTTGCCGTGGTGTCGCCGGTTGGTGCCGAAGAGTTAGCGCCTGCCGCTACTCCGTTCGTGCTCACCAACACGCCGGCCTCGCCGAACGGAGGGTGGTGTTGGTACCAGGACGAGCGCGCCATCGTTGATACAGCGGCGGCCGACGACCCATTGCTGTTGGTCAGCAGTGTTTCGGCAGGCGAAGCAGCCGAACGCGGCGACATCGATCTGCACTGGCGGAACCTTCGCACGGGTGAGCAAGGCACTTTCGAGCTCGACGACCAATTGGAGCAAGACGATCACAACGTGGCCGCGCTCTACCTACGCCCCGACGGACGCTACCTGGCTTTGTGGGCGCGTCACAACAGCGATCGAAAGACCTACTGGCGAGTCTCCGAGAATCCGCACGATCCCACTGCGTGGGGGCCGATCAACACCATCAACAACGGCGCAGGCACCACGTACAACAACGTTTACTACTTGCCGGGCGATCGAAATGGCGAAGGGCGGCTATATAACTTTACGCGGGCGAGAAACTTTGACCCCAATGTGCAGGTTTCTTACGACCAAGGCACCACCTGGCAGTACGCTGGCAAACTGATGACCGAAGGAGGCGGCGGCGACCGTCCCTACGTCCGCTACGCTGGTGATGGCAAACGCATCCACCTGATGACCACCGAACGCCATCCGCGAAACTTCGCCAACAGCATTTTTCATGGCTACGTCGCAGACGGAACGCTGTTCGATAGTCACGGCGACATGATCGATTCCTCTATCCTCGATGACCAAGGGGAAGCACCTGCGAAAGTTACCTGCGTGTTCCGCAACGGCAGCACGTACGATGGCCTGGTGATGAATCGGGCGTGGACCACCAGTTTGGAACTAGATGCCGAAGGCCTGCCAGTAGGAGTGTTCACCGCCCGCGTAAACGATAGCAACGAAGACCATCGCTTCTTTTACGCAAAGTTCGATGGCACTCAATGGCAGGTGCATCACATGGCCGAAGCGGGTGGCTACCTCTATCTTCGCGAGGACGATTACACCGGACTGGCGGCCATCGATCCCGACGACACGAGCGTGGTCTATCTGTCGACCGATGTCGATCCTCGATCCGGCGACGAAACCGAACATTACGAAATCTACCGCGGCAAAACGTCCGACATCGGGGCAACCTGGCAATGGTCGGCGATTACTGAGAACTCCGCGGTCGACAACTTACGGCCGATCGTGCCGGCGTACCATCGCGATCAAACCGTGCTGCTGTGGTTGCAAGGCGATTTCAGTACGTATACCGAATACGCAACCGAGGTCGTTGGGCTGGTGCTCGACGAGTAA
- a CDS encoding DUF6807 domain-containing protein has protein sequence MMRVPCNLYRLAFITLAIGIASPIFAAELGVKLDDDGAAITIDGELFTKYLTDGGNKPILFPVIGPTGEPVTRNYPIKPAVEHEKKDHPHHRSIWFGYEGINGLNFWHEPKELDKLAEHDGKQVHKKFSKIELDGETVLIVAENDYVDRNDKVVAKDERTLRFGVDGDMRWIDYTIKLWSPEGPLVIGDTKEGAFAVRVAGTMKVTEKLGGTILNSHGDVDTEAWGKPASWVDYSGPVKDDVVGIAILAHPSSLKAEPRWHVRDYGLFASNPIGASNYSGGAETGGLERAEGEPIVLRHRIVLHKGNSEQAKIAEVYEAYSKTE, from the coding sequence ATGATGCGCGTCCCCTGCAATCTCTATCGTCTTGCATTCATCACGCTTGCGATTGGCATCGCCAGCCCGATATTTGCAGCGGAGCTGGGTGTGAAGCTCGACGACGATGGGGCGGCGATCACCATCGACGGCGAACTGTTCACCAAATACCTCACCGACGGTGGTAACAAGCCGATCCTGTTTCCGGTGATCGGCCCGACTGGCGAGCCGGTCACGCGCAACTATCCGATCAAGCCGGCCGTGGAGCATGAAAAGAAGGACCACCCCCATCATCGCTCCATCTGGTTTGGATACGAAGGTATCAACGGGCTGAACTTCTGGCACGAACCGAAGGAACTCGACAAGCTGGCCGAACATGATGGCAAGCAAGTGCATAAGAAGTTCTCCAAGATTGAACTCGATGGTGAGACCGTGCTGATTGTTGCCGAAAACGACTACGTAGACCGCAACGATAAGGTAGTGGCGAAAGACGAACGCACTCTCCGCTTCGGCGTGGATGGCGACATGCGATGGATCGACTACACGATTAAGCTCTGGTCGCCCGAAGGGCCGCTCGTGATCGGCGACACCAAGGAGGGAGCCTTTGCGGTGCGAGTTGCCGGCACGATGAAAGTGACCGAGAAACTCGGCGGTACTATTCTCAATAGCCATGGCGATGTCGATACCGAAGCCTGGGGCAAGCCGGCCAGTTGGGTCGACTATTCTGGCCCCGTGAAAGACGATGTCGTCGGCATCGCGATTCTCGCCCACCCCAGCAGCTTGAAGGCCGAGCCTCGCTGGCATGTCCGCGATTACGGGCTGTTTGCTTCCAATCCGATTGGGGCTAGCAACTATTCGGGCGGTGCCGAGACCGGTGGGCTCGAACGTGCCGAAGGCGAACCGATTGTGCTTCGCCATCGCATCGTCTTGCACAAAGGCAACAGCGAGCAAGCCAAGATTGCCGAAGTGTATGAAGCGTACAGCAAGACCGAATAA
- a CDS encoding SIR2 family NAD-dependent protein deacylase has protein sequence MDNAIATQVAEWLAEAEHAVVFTGAGMSTESGIPDFRSPGGIWTRFRTVYYDEFMASPDARREYWHQKAMGHREFADSQPNAGHLVIAKWESAGNIRGVITQNIDGLHQIAGNQQVLELHGTARQIECQDCGARFDAEPLVAQYLETDEAPKCTECPKGRLKHATVSFGQSLPTAVLSKAASWSQEADLMLAIGSSLVVNPAAELPVIAKRSGSRLVIINRDPTPLDTMADLVIPGSIGEVLTAIDQAG, from the coding sequence ATGGATAACGCAATTGCAACTCAGGTTGCCGAGTGGCTCGCCGAGGCGGAACATGCGGTGGTGTTTACCGGAGCCGGCATGAGCACCGAGAGCGGCATTCCCGACTTTCGTTCACCCGGTGGAATCTGGACTCGCTTTCGTACGGTTTACTACGACGAGTTCATGGCGAGCCCCGATGCCCGCCGCGAATACTGGCATCAAAAAGCGATGGGACATCGCGAGTTTGCCGACTCGCAGCCAAACGCTGGCCACCTGGTGATCGCCAAGTGGGAGTCGGCCGGCAACATCCGCGGGGTCATCACCCAGAATATCGACGGGCTGCATCAGATTGCTGGCAACCAGCAGGTGCTTGAGCTCCACGGCACCGCCCGCCAGATCGAATGCCAAGACTGCGGCGCCCGCTTCGACGCCGAACCGTTGGTCGCGCAGTATCTCGAGACCGACGAAGCTCCCAAGTGCACCGAGTGCCCGAAGGGTCGGCTGAAGCATGCAACCGTTTCGTTCGGGCAGTCGCTTCCGACCGCGGTGCTCAGCAAGGCGGCCAGTTGGTCGCAGGAAGCCGATCTGATGCTGGCGATCGGTTCGTCGCTAGTAGTAAATCCGGCAGCCGAACTCCCAGTGATCGCCAAACGCAGCGGCAGCCGACTGGTGATCATCAACCGCGATCCAACGCCGCTCGACACGATGGCCGACCTGGTAATCCCCGGCTCGATCGGCGAGGTGCTTACCGCTATCGACCAGGCAGGCTAG
- a CDS encoding glycoside hydrolase family 88 protein, which translates to MIDTAQSLSPSDLLPAIERMWQASADRLQRIESRWETGAPSPVFTVDGKYQAQGWTEWTQGFQYGSCLLQFDATGDEQFLDIGRQQTIDAMAVHVTHIGVHDHGFNNVSTYGALLRLMNEGRIAEDAWQRRFYELALKASGAVQASRWSPTRDGGGYIYSFNGPQSLFVDTIRSCRALSMAHQLGHAFMGERDERIDLLGRLVSHAAATATYNIWYGEDRDEYDLRGRTAHESLFNPNNGDYRAPSTQQGYSPFSTWTRGLAWAMVGYPEQLEWLATRDDTELEPHGGREAIEDMMLKAATATCDFYIEHTPTCGVPYWDTGAPGLAQMGDYLDRPAEPFNDYEPVDSSAAAIACQGLLRLSKVMESRGLASAERYQQAGLKVLQSLLSEPYLSTDNQHEGLLLHTIYHRPNGWDHIPEGSKIPAGESCMWGDYHLREAALYVGRLAKNETYYTFFGPGATKV; encoded by the coding sequence ATGATCGATACCGCACAGTCCCTCTCGCCATCCGATCTATTGCCAGCCATCGAGCGCATGTGGCAAGCTTCGGCCGACCGCTTGCAACGCATCGAATCGCGCTGGGAGACCGGGGCACCGTCGCCGGTGTTTACGGTCGATGGCAAATACCAGGCCCAAGGGTGGACCGAATGGACCCAGGGGTTCCAGTATGGCAGTTGCTTGCTGCAATTCGACGCGACCGGCGACGAGCAGTTTCTCGACATCGGTCGTCAGCAAACCATCGATGCCATGGCGGTGCATGTGACCCACATCGGGGTACACGACCACGGCTTTAATAATGTGAGCACCTACGGGGCGTTGCTTCGATTGATGAACGAAGGACGCATCGCCGAAGATGCCTGGCAACGACGGTTTTATGAACTCGCGCTAAAAGCCTCGGGGGCGGTACAAGCATCGCGGTGGTCCCCCACCCGCGACGGTGGCGGCTACATCTATTCGTTCAATGGCCCGCAGTCGCTGTTTGTCGATACCATTCGTTCGTGTCGGGCGCTGTCGATGGCCCACCAACTCGGCCACGCGTTCATGGGCGAGCGCGACGAGCGGATCGACTTGCTCGGCCGACTCGTGAGTCATGCGGCCGCAACTGCGACCTACAACATCTGGTATGGCGAAGATCGCGACGAGTACGACCTTCGCGGGCGCACCGCGCACGAGTCGCTATTCAACCCGAACAACGGCGACTATCGAGCTCCCTCCACGCAGCAGGGGTACTCTCCCTTCAGTACCTGGACCCGAGGGCTCGCCTGGGCGATGGTGGGGTATCCCGAGCAACTAGAGTGGCTTGCGACTCGCGACGATACCGAACTCGAACCGCATGGCGGCCGCGAGGCGATTGAAGACATGATGCTCAAGGCAGCCACGGCCACGTGCGATTTCTACATCGAGCATACCCCCACCTGCGGCGTGCCTTACTGGGACACCGGTGCCCCTGGACTCGCGCAGATGGGCGACTACCTCGACCGTCCGGCCGAACCGTTCAACGATTACGAGCCGGTCGATAGCTCGGCCGCGGCGATCGCTTGTCAGGGACTCTTGCGATTGTCGAAGGTCATGGAGTCGCGCGGGCTGGCGTCGGCCGAACGATACCAGCAAGCCGGTCTTAAGGTGCTGCAGTCGCTGCTCAGCGAGCCGTATCTCTCGACCGACAACCAACACGAGGGATTGCTGCTGCACACCATTTATCATCGTCCCAACGGTTGGGATCACATTCCCGAGGGGAGCAAGATTCCCGCTGGCGAGTCGTGCATGTGGGGCGATTATCACTTGCGCGAGGCAGCCCTGTACGTCGGACGACTCGCCAAGAACGAAACCTACTACACCTTCTTCGGCCCGGGAGCAACCAAGGTATGA
- the eda gene encoding bifunctional 4-hydroxy-2-oxoglutarate aldolase/2-dehydro-3-deoxy-phosphogluconate aldolase produces MSHDIYKQLGQHRLVPVIALDQASDADPLAAALVAGGLPVAEVTFRTAAAAESIRIMADRGDLLVGAGTVLTTEQVDQAQAAGAQFIVSPGFNPKVVAHAIDQGIPICPGVCTPSDVEAAIEQGLEVVKFFPAEAFGGLATLKAIAAPYKQMRFIPTGGIGPGNVCDYLAFSRVVACGGSWMVKPELYADGSFGQVEQVVAEAVALVQKVS; encoded by the coding sequence GTGAGTCACGACATTTATAAACAGCTTGGGCAGCATCGATTGGTGCCGGTGATTGCGTTGGATCAAGCCAGCGACGCCGATCCGTTGGCGGCTGCTTTGGTAGCAGGCGGGCTGCCGGTGGCCGAAGTCACGTTTCGCACTGCGGCCGCGGCCGAGTCGATTCGCATCATGGCCGATCGCGGCGATCTGCTCGTAGGTGCTGGTACCGTACTCACGACCGAGCAGGTCGACCAGGCTCAGGCCGCCGGGGCTCAGTTCATCGTCTCACCGGGGTTCAATCCCAAGGTGGTCGCCCACGCGATCGACCAAGGCATTCCCATCTGCCCGGGCGTGTGCACCCCCAGCGACGTGGAAGCCGCCATCGAGCAAGGGCTCGAAGTCGTGAAGTTCTTTCCGGCCGAAGCTTTCGGTGGTCTGGCAACGCTCAAAGCCATTGCGGCTCCTTACAAGCAAATGCGGTTCATTCCCACCGGCGGCATCGGGCCGGGCAATGTTTGCGACTACCTGGCGTTTTCGCGAGTCGTAGCTTGCGGCGGTAGCTGGATGGTGAAGCCCGAGTTGTATGCCGACGGTAGTTTCGGCCAAGTCGAGCAGGTGGTCGCCGAAGCAGTCGCACTCGTTCAGAAGGTGAGTTAG
- a CDS encoding glucuronate isomerase: MSSATLPATACELRNSVQRIVNETPVWDLHTHLYPPTFGTPLAGTGRQAADPRGLMLWGIDELLTYHYLVAEVFRVVPSRRFAYKDFWNLSKQEQADHIWKHLFLERSPVSEACRGVLTTLKMLGLDPAERDLNVHRAWFAEQNADEHINRVMEVSGVSRITMTNDVFDDNERERWLSDGSLGTDSRFVPVLRFDKLLCDWQAAAKQLAGWGFSVGLTINQKTIAGVRRFLEEWIDRTGAVYCAVSLPPTYYYSGSDDPDPGNIIFRQAVLPLLAERNLPMAMMIGVTRATNPRLKVAGDSVGQADVSSVAQLCADFPNNRFLVTLLSRENQHELAVTARKFDNLMPFGCWWFLNNPSLIEEITRMRMELLGTSFAPQHSDARVLEQLVYKWSHSRTIIANVLADKYADLATAGWPVSEDEVRRDAKLLLHDNFADFVAGK, translated from the coding sequence ATGTCTTCTGCCACTTTGCCTGCGACGGCCTGCGAGCTTCGCAACTCCGTTCAACGAATTGTTAACGAAACCCCGGTTTGGGATCTGCACACGCATCTCTATCCCCCAACGTTCGGCACTCCCCTGGCCGGCACCGGGCGGCAGGCGGCCGATCCGCGGGGCCTCATGCTCTGGGGTATCGACGAACTGCTGACCTACCACTACCTGGTGGCCGAAGTGTTTCGCGTGGTGCCATCGCGACGATTTGCCTACAAAGACTTTTGGAACCTTAGCAAACAAGAGCAGGCCGACCACATTTGGAAGCACTTGTTCCTCGAACGCTCGCCGGTGAGCGAAGCCTGCCGCGGGGTGCTCACGACGCTCAAGATGCTGGGACTCGATCCGGCCGAACGCGATCTCAACGTGCATCGGGCGTGGTTTGCCGAGCAGAATGCCGACGAGCACATCAATCGCGTGATGGAAGTCTCCGGCGTGTCGCGCATCACGATGACCAACGACGTGTTCGACGACAACGAACGCGAACGCTGGTTGTCGGACGGTAGCCTGGGCACCGATTCGCGTTTCGTGCCGGTGCTGCGGTTCGACAAGCTGCTGTGCGACTGGCAAGCCGCGGCCAAACAACTGGCCGGCTGGGGTTTCAGCGTGGGGCTTACCATCAATCAGAAGACCATCGCTGGTGTCCGTCGGTTCCTCGAAGAGTGGATCGATCGCACGGGAGCGGTCTATTGCGCGGTGAGTCTGCCGCCGACGTATTACTACAGCGGTTCCGACGATCCCGATCCAGGCAACATCATCTTCCGCCAGGCAGTGCTGCCGCTGTTGGCCGAACGCAATCTTCCGATGGCCATGATGATCGGCGTCACTCGGGCCACGAATCCTCGGTTGAAAGTCGCTGGCGACTCGGTCGGTCAGGCCGATGTCTCGTCGGTCGCCCAGCTTTGTGCCGATTTCCCCAACAACCGTTTCCTGGTCACCCTGCTCTCGCGGGAAAACCAGCACGAACTCGCCGTGACGGCTCGCAAGTTCGACAACTTGATGCCATTCGGTTGCTGGTGGTTCCTCAACAATCCTTCGCTGATCGAAGAGATCACCCGCATGCGGATGGAACTGCTGGGCACTTCGTTTGCTCCGCAGCATTCCGACGCCCGCGTGCTCGAGCAACTGGTCTACAAGTGGTCGCACAGCCGTACGATTATCGCCAACGTGCTGGCCGACAAGTACGCCGATCTCGCCACGGCTGGCTGGCCAGTGTCGGAAGACGAAGTGCGTCGCGATGCAAAACTTCTGTTGCACGATAACTTTGCCGATTTCGTTGCTGGTAAGTAA
- a CDS encoding sigma 54-interacting transcriptional regulator translates to MNAADTQFLETLAKLNNSNPFSRERLELERQALGDAYRPDDDELWSRTPHTRLKERPNVALLTERADEMAVRMREKLQAGETFDRQLQEQYDALATYVLYYRHVAVRKIDEIAGTATQAKRHRVWREFWSEYQLFFSGTARVGHDRQAAAHLFACLFQVRRAFKHIFDCILGESLPVARLREQVWQSIFTHDLQRYRRSLYHSLRELPTLITGPSGTGKELVARSIAMSQYLSFDPEQERFVEDHSCAFTPLNLSALSPTLIESELFGHRRGAFTGADADRVGWLEACRPHGAVFLDEIGELDMTIQVKLLRVLQQRTYCRIGESNERTFAGKIIAATNRDLAAEMHSGQFRHDLFYRLCADLIETPSLAAQLADRPAALEGLVLLLAERIAPGEANTLASEALQWIAKNLPADYAWPGNIRELEQCVRNILVRGEYRPHTPQQVSRVEWLANAESGKLSAEQMLRSYATWLYAKHGTYEAVAKQMEIDRRTVKSKIDQAMLAKLQGSPSKRA, encoded by the coding sequence ATGAATGCAGCTGATACGCAGTTTCTGGAGACGCTGGCCAAGCTGAACAACAGCAATCCCTTTAGCCGCGAGCGGTTGGAGTTGGAGCGGCAGGCCCTCGGCGATGCCTACCGACCCGACGACGACGAGCTGTGGAGTCGCACTCCGCATACCCGATTAAAAGAGCGGCCGAACGTCGCCCTGCTGACCGAGCGGGCTGATGAGATGGCGGTCCGCATGCGCGAAAAGCTGCAGGCTGGCGAGACATTCGACCGCCAGTTGCAGGAGCAGTACGACGCCCTCGCCACCTACGTGCTGTATTACCGTCACGTCGCGGTGCGAAAGATCGACGAGATCGCAGGCACCGCGACCCAAGCAAAGCGGCATCGCGTCTGGCGAGAGTTCTGGAGCGAGTACCAGTTGTTCTTTTCCGGCACCGCGAGGGTGGGGCACGACCGACAGGCGGCCGCCCATTTGTTCGCCTGCTTGTTTCAAGTGCGGCGAGCGTTCAAGCACATCTTCGATTGTATCCTCGGCGAGTCGCTTCCCGTGGCTCGACTCCGCGAACAGGTATGGCAATCGATTTTCACGCACGACCTACAGCGGTATCGACGGAGCCTGTATCACTCGCTTCGCGAACTGCCAACGCTGATTACGGGACCGTCGGGCACCGGTAAGGAGCTTGTCGCCCGCTCGATTGCCATGTCGCAGTACCTGAGCTTCGACCCTGAGCAAGAACGGTTTGTCGAAGATCACTCGTGCGCATTCACCCCGCTCAATCTCTCCGCGTTATCGCCGACGTTGATCGAGTCGGAATTGTTTGGTCATCGCCGCGGAGCGTTTACCGGTGCCGATGCCGATCGCGTGGGCTGGCTCGAAGCGTGTCGGCCGCACGGAGCGGTGTTTCTCGACGAGATCGGCGAGCTCGACATGACCATCCAGGTGAAACTGTTGCGTGTGTTGCAGCAGCGTACCTATTGTCGCATCGGAGAGTCGAACGAGCGAACGTTCGCTGGTAAGATCATCGCAGCGACCAATCGCGACCTGGCGGCCGAAATGCATAGCGGACAATTCCGGCACGATTTGTTCTATCGATTGTGCGCCGATCTGATCGAAACCCCGAGCCTCGCGGCCCAGTTGGCCGATCGTCCTGCTGCGCTTGAGGGATTGGTGTTGCTGCTCGCCGAGCGAATTGCTCCCGGCGAGGCGAACACCCTCGCCAGCGAGGCCCTGCAGTGGATCGCCAAGAACCTGCCGGCCGACTACGCCTGGCCGGGGAATATTCGCGAACTCGAGCAGTGTGTCCGCAACATCTTGGTGCGAGGAGAGTACCGCCCCCACACACCACAGCAAGTGTCGCGAGTCGAATGGTTGGCAAACGCCGAGTCGGGCAAGTTGTCGGCCGAGCAAATGCTGCGTAGCTACGCAACCTGGTTGTACGCGAAGCATGGCACTTACGAAGCGGTGGCCAAGCAAATGGAAATCGACCGCCGCACGGTGAAGAGCAAAATCGACCAGGCGATGCTCGCCAAGCTGCAAGGCTCGCCAAGCAAAAGAGCGTAG